One window of Etheostoma spectabile isolate EspeVRDwgs_2016 chromosome 6, UIUC_Espe_1.0, whole genome shotgun sequence genomic DNA carries:
- the lratd2b gene encoding protein LRATD2, with product MGNQVEKLTHLNYAEVPTADPNGFDPDDDGPRIGVSYIFSNNDDDDDDHQQDDRMDRFSSDNHRAVTHDEKPYDPQDELECAISYREECVYETHRGAAAHSAESLLNKCRPGDLLEFVATGQYPHWAVYVGDFQVVHLHRAEIKNNFLTDVSQGKKGRIVNGLYRYRPLPPEVIVRNALDHVGSRDRELYWRNSECFAAWCRFGKREFKIGGEIRIGKQPYKLKLIFSEKKNHVLEFQSLEDVIMEKRRNDQIGKEAVTQELANHLNATHEIKEEHFVN from the coding sequence ATGGGGAATCAGGTGGAGAAACTTACGCATTTAAATTACGCAGAGGTGCCAACGGCGGACCCGAATGGGTTCGACCCGGACGACGACGGACCGCGGATCGGCGTCTCTTACATTTTCTCCAAcaacgacgacgacgacgacgaccaCCAGCAGGACGACCGTATGGACCGCTTTTCATCGGACAACCACCGCGCGGTGACCCATGACGAGAAGCCCTACGACCCCCAGGACGAGCTGGAGTGCGCGATTTCCTACCGAGAGGAGTGCGTCTACGAGACACACCGCGGAGCCGCGGCTCACTCTGCGGAAAGTCTCCTGAACAAGTGCAGACCGGGAGACCTGCTGGAGTTCGTGGCAACTGGACAGTATCCTCATTGGGCTGTTTACGTCGGGGACTTCCAGGTGGTTCATTTGCACAGGGCTGAGATAAAGAACAACTTTCTCACCGATGTGAGCCAGGGCAAAAAAGGCCGGATAGTGAACGGGCTCTACAGGTACCGTCCGCTCCCGCCGGAGGTGATCGTGCGCAACGCCCTGGACCATGTTGGCtcgagagacagagagctgtACTGGAGAAACTCTGAGTGCTTCGCTGCCTGGTGCCGCTTTGGCAAACGGGAGTTTAAAATCGGAGGGGAGATAAGGATAGGAAAGCAGCCGTACAAGTTAAAATTAATCTTTTCAGAAAAGAAGAATCACGTCCTGGAGTTTCAGAGCCTGGAGGACGTGATCATGGAAAAAAGGAGGAACGATCAGATCGGCAAGGAGGCTGTGACGCAAGAGCTGGCCAACCACCTGAACGCAACACATGAAATCAAAGAGGAGCATTTCGTCAACTGA